The genomic interval TTATTTTGGAAGACTAAGTAGAAAAAGTCTTAGCCCCACTTGGTTCGTTTGACTAAAAAACGGCGTAGCACGTTTTCGAAAGGTTCTGCTATGTCTATTGAATTAAAATCAATTTGATACTCACCACATTTATACATTAACTTTTGCTTGTACTCTTGTATAGCAGCCCTGTAAGCCTCTTTAACTTGGTTAGTTTGTACTTTTATTTCCTGACCTGTTTCAATATCCTTAAAGATAATTTGACCTGTGTGAAATTCAAAGTCCAGTTCCGTTTTTTTATCTAATACATGAAAGATAACTACGTCATGCTTATTGTGTTTAAGATGTTTTAATGCAGTAAAAAGCTCTGTACCTTGACTTACATTGTCAAATAGATCAGAAATAATAACTACCATTGCACGGCGATGTATTTTTTCTGCAATTTGGTGCAAAACTGCACTAGCGTGAGTACGTACTTCATGCGCCGACATTTGCAAAGCTTGGTCTATTTTTAGGAATAGATTGCGTAAATGAGTATAAGTGGATTTTTGATAAGTATGAAAGACAATTTCTTGGTCAAATAATGTTAACCCAACCGCATCTCTTTGCCTGACTAATAAATACATTAGACTAGCAGCTAAATAAGCACTGTACCGAAGTTTATTTCGCTCACCTTTGGGATAACGCATAGAACGACTGATGTCTAAAACTACTTGGCAACGTAGATTAGTTTCTTCTTCAAATTTTTTAACAAACAGCTTTTCTGTGCGACCATATACTTTCCAATCAATATTTTTAGTGCTTTCACCTGTGTTGTAAAGCCTGTGTTCGGCAAATTCCACAGAAAAACCATGATAAGGACTTTTATGCAAACCTGTAATAAATCCTTCTACAATTTGACGAGCAATAATCTCAATGTTAGTTAAGTGTTGTACGTCTTCTAAATGTATCATTTATCGCAAAGTTAAAGATTAGTTTCAATCCTTACTTTTGAAACTCAATTTATTTGTATAACTTTGCATTATGCCCAGAGGTATTATTCTTGTCCTATTATGTTTAGAATTTTACGTAAAAGTATGCTTGGGACAAGTAGGTGCGGTTATTAGTGTATGTGCAGGTACAGGATGCGGTACAGGATGCCAAATAGGTAGTGATTATTGTACTTATCAGTTTTTCAAAATGATTTTAGATTATGAAAGAAGGGCTTTTGACAAAAAAAGAAATGAAGGTATAAACCGAATAATCTCTCTAGAAACACAACTTTTATTAGGGGGAATCGCTAGCAACCAAAGCCCAAGATTTACTCTGCAGCCCCGTGCTAGATTTAATATTGGTCTTTTTGCTATGGACTTTCGCTATAAAGCTATGTACAGTGAATGGGCTACCTTTACAGACTACAGAAATAGTAACGGGTTTTGGGACTCTTACAAAACATACGATTGGCAAATTATCTCGTTTAACTTTTTGAATACTAAAAGAATTCGCTTACAAACAGGGTTAGGTGTAGTGATAGATGAAAGAAATAGTAAAAGAGATTCCTTGGGGGCTATAACGGTCATCTATAATGCTAAAAGTACCAAAAGCTTCTTTGAGGTAGCTATTGGGGCAAATTATTATTTTGACGATGAAGATACTAAAAGAATATTTGTGGAAATTCGTAACTCTCCGCAACTTACTCGCTTATACAGCCAAAGAACAGAAATAAGTGCTTCATACTATCAAGCTTTGTACAATGGTCCAGGATTGATGATAGTTGGTATTGCTAATGCTACTTACGCAAAATATTTTGAAAATGCACATTTGTACCTTTTACAGCTTGGAGTAGGTTTTAATATCATGTAAAAAACAAAGAGAAGGGAGTTTTTATTTCTCCCTTCTCTGCAAAAAGTGCGTGATGAGCAAAAAGATTATTTTTTATTCGCAATCATATCTAGTAGCTCTAATAAAGTGGCTCTGTCTTTGCTACTAAGGTTACCTAGCATTTCATCCATAATTTTAGTGTAGCTTTGTTCGTAGTTTTTTACCAAGTTAAGAGCTTTGTCTGTGGCTACTAAATAGATAGTACGGCGGTTTTCAGGCTTACGTCTACGATTGACATAACCTGCTATTTCCATTCTATCTACAACAAAGGTCATTTGAGAGGGCATAATATTGAACTTCAAAGCAGTTTGAGTGATGGGCTGCTCCCCTTCTTTTAGTAAGTAGTCTAAAATAGCTACCTCATTGTACTTGAACCCGGTTTCTTGCTCAAACACTTCTTCTTGTTTTTCCACAGCACTGATTAAGTGCTTAACAAAACGAATAAACGTTTTAGTCGGATTATTTACGCTGCTGTTCATAAGTTGTACTTTTAGTTTTATATAATTTTACACTACGTGAAGCAAACGCTCTGCAAATATATAGATTTTCTTTTTGCAAAACAAATTTTTTTTAAATATGCTTTGAAATTTATGATGCAGGACAATGTCTAGCATATATAGTTAGACAGTCGTACGTTAATATAAAACTACTTTTTAAACTTAAACATATCTACAAGGAAAATACAAAAATAGTTTCAATGTACATTTTAGTCTAATAAAAAAGTAAGTTTATATCTCAAAATAAAAAGTTACGTACTGTTAGTTTGCAAAGATAAGAGATAATTTTTAATACTTTTGCAAGCACACTTATGAAAAACGTAGTAAATTTTGCTATCATTGGTTGTGGTTATATTGGAAATCGGCATGCAGAAAGTATTACTGCCCATCCCGAAGCTAAGTTGGTAGCCTGTACAGATATCAACACTACTCTAAAAACCGAGATAGAAACAAAATATAAAGTTCCCTTTTTTGAAAGTGCAGAGGATATGTTAAACGCAGGTTTAGACATAGATGTAGTTTGTGTGTGTACACCAAATGGACTTCATACTCTACACTCAATACTCGCTTTGAACTACAAAAAACATGTAGTTTGCGAAAAACCTATGGGGCTTACTAAAAAATCTTGTGAGGAAGTAATTTACAAGGCTCTACAAGTGCACAAGCAAGTATTTTGTGTTATGCAGAATAGGTATAGTCCTCCTGCGGTGTGGCTTAAATCAGTGGTTCAGCAGGGGATATTAGGCAAAATCTATATGGTTCAAATCAACTGCTATTGGAATAGAGATGACAGGTACTATAAAAAAGGTTCTTGGAAAGGTTCAAAAGAACTAGATGGCGGTGTGCTATACACACAGTTCAGTCATTTTATTGATATTATGTACTGGCTATTCGGTGATATAACGAACATTCAAGCGCATTTTAAGAACTTTGCTCATCAGCATAATACAGAATTAGAGGATGATTCCGGGGTGGTTCAGTTTGAGTTTATCAATGGTGGAATAGGGTCTATCAACTATTCTACAGCAGTTTGGGATAAGAACATGGAGAGCAGTATTACTATTATTGGTGAGCGGGGAAGTATTAAAGTAGGAGGGCAATATATGGAAAAAGTCGAGTACTGCCATATTAAAGATTATGTTATGCCTGTGTTACCTCCCAGCAATCCACCTAATGATTATGGGTCTTACAAAGGTAGTGCTGCCAACCACAGCTTTGTCATTGATAATGTAATAAAAACTATACAAGGTTTAGCGCAGCCCACTACTAATGCGTTAGAAGGGCTTAAAGTGGTAGAAATTATAGAGCGGATTTACCAACTACGTAAATGAATGTTAAAAGTTGGGGTTGTATTGCATATAATTTGATTTGATGAACTAAGTTTATTTTTTTGGGCGTGCCCCTTGCTGACGCAAGGGTCGGGGCATTCCGCACTGCGCTTCGCTTCGGTACTTCGCTAACGCTTCGTACTGCCTAACGGCATGCTCCATGCCCCTCACGCAAATGACATAAGCAGTTATGTCTTTACCTTGTTTAAGCTTGAAGTACAACCACTTACAAGCTAAAGCCTTGCATAAATTACAGAGAAACGAGGGTTTCAGAGATCCCTTGCGTGAGGCATGCGAAGGGCGTGCGTCAGCACGGTGCGCAGCGAAGCGAAGCACCGAAGCGTGAGCGTAGCCCGAAGCACGCCGACCTTGTGGGCATGAGCGCAGCGAAATGCCCACAAGGGCACGCCCAAAAAAATAATTCAAAATTCATTGATAATAAAAAATTCGTTCCCTACAAATTCGAACACGCCACTTTCTCTAATACACTTTCATACAACCTTTCGTAATGCACGACAATTTTTTCTTTGTCAAAAACTAACGCCCTTTGATATGCATTCTTACTAAATGCTTGATGTAAAGCAGGATTCTGTAAAATTTCTAAACTCCTTTGCGCTAACTGCTCAATATCATGCTCCTGAATAAGATAACCTGTTTCACCATGTTGGACTAATTCAGGTATTCCACCGATGCGCGTAGCTACCACAGGTACACCACAAGCCATTGCTTCCAAAGCTGCAAGTCCAAAACTTTCCGCACTAGAAGGCAGCAAGAATAAATCACTGATAGACAAAATGTCTTCAATAGCATCTTGCTTACCTAAAAAACGAATATCCCCACAGTTTCCTAACTCTCTGCACAAGTGCTCTATATTCGTTCTTTCAGGTCCATCGCCAATAAGTAAAAGCTTGGCTGGCATCTGCTTACGAATAAGGTCAAAAGCTCGAACAATGTCATCCACATTTTTGACCTTTCTAAAATTTGACGAATGGGTAATAATAGGTTCATTATGCGGTGCAATGGCTTTTTTGAAATGGTCTAACTTCTTACGGTAAAACCGCTTTGTATCCACAAAATTGTAAATGACTTCAATAGGTTTAGTTTGAGTGTGAGGAAAGTTTTGGTAAGTACTTTGCTTCAAGAAATGAGAAACAGCAGTTACACTATCAGACTGTAAAATGCTAAACGTAACTACAGGTTCTACGGAAGCATCACGACCTACTATGGTGATATCAGTGCCGTGCAAAGTGGTAATAAAAGGAATGTATATCCCAATACTTTTGAGAATTTGCTGCGCGATATAAGCACAAGCAGCATGAGGTATAGCATAATGCACGTGCAAAATGTCTAATTTTTGAAATTTTACTACGTCTACAATCCTGCTAGAAAGGGCAGTTTCGTAGGGTTTGTAGTCAAAAAGTGGATAAGCATTTACATTGACCTCATGGTAATAAATGTGCGTACAAAAAAAGTCTTCTAAGCGTACAGGTCTGTCGTAGGTAATAAAATGAACTTCATGCCCTTTTTCGGCTAAAGCCTTACCCAGTTCAGTGGCTACTACTCCGCTGCCCCCATAAGTAGGATAACAAACAATACCTACTTTCATAACTTGCTAAACATGCTTTTAGTTTGAATAGTTGCGATGAAGTAAAATTAAATGTTTATTCATTGCTTAGCAATACATTTTTCAAAAAGTAGTTTGTTATTACCTTTGTGGTATGAGAAAAAAAACATGTACTCTGTTTGTTTTGGCATGTTTAGTAGTGCAAAGCACCTTCTCACAAAATGGGAATAAAGAAGTAACCTTAGAAGAAGTGTGGTTGAAATACACCTTCGTTCAAAAACGCCCAAATAACCTCAACTGGATGAAAAACAGTAAGTATTACACAGATTTATTAGAAGGTGGAATAATTGCTAAATATGAAGTTACAACAGGAAATAAGGTAGAAGATGTGTATAAAAACGAAGCCATGCTACAAATTGAGAACTACACGTTCAACAATGATGAAAGTAAAATTTTAGTAGGTACTCAATCGGAGCGTATTTATCGGCGTTCTATGAAATATAATTTTTACATCATAGACCTCAAAACTCAAAAAGCTACGCCTTTATCTAAAAATGGCAAGCAAATGCACGCTACTTTTTCGCCTGATGGTCAAATGGTAGCTTTTGTTAGAGAGAACAATCTGTACATCAAAGACTTGACCGATGATAAAGAAATTCAAGTTACCAAAGATGGCAAAAAAAATGAAATTATCAACGGAAGTGCTGACTGGGTTTATGAAGAGGAGTTCAGTATGTCCAAAGCTTTTGAATGGTCAAATGATGGGCAAAAAATTGCTTTTATCCGTTTTGATGAGCGCAAAGTGAAAGAGTTTTCAATGACAATATGGGGCAAACTTTATCCCGAAGAGTACAAATTCAAATACCCTAAAGCAGGAGAAAACAATTCTGAAGTATCGGTATGGGTGTATGATGTCAAGTCCAAAAAACTAACTCAAATAGATACAGGTAAAGAAACAGATATCTACATTCCTCGCATATATTGGACAAAAGATAATCAAGTTGCTTTTTTACGCTTGAATCGCCTTCAAAATGAGATTAATTTATACATTGCCAATCCTAAAACAGGTAAATCTACATTGCTTTTACAAGAAAAAGCAGACACTTATATAGACCTTAACAGCACAGACTTTTTACACTTTTTAGATAATGGCAAAGAGTTCATTTGGGCTTCGGAGCGAGATGGCTATATCCAATTGTATTTATATGACATGCAAGGTAATCTTATACGCAGAATAACCGACAACAAAGGGGATATTACTCAACTTGCATTTGTAGATGAAAAAAGAAAGTGGATATATTACATTTCTGCTGAAGTAAGTCCATTAGAAAGACATTTGTTTAGAATAGACTTTGAAGGCAAAAATAAAGTCCAACTTTCTATGCAAGCAGGCACGCACAGTGTTAATGTGAGTAGAGATGGTCAGTATTACATTTTAATGCATAGTGCTGTGGACAGTCCTTTAAGAGCCACTTTGCACACTTCGGAGGGTGCGGTGGTTCGTGTATTAGAAGACAATGAAGAGCTGCGTAAGCGTTTGCAAGAATACAGTTTTTCATTAAAAGAGTTCTTTACCTTTACTACTACGCAAAATGTACAACTCAATGGATGGATGATAAAACCTAAAAATTTTGACATATCCAAAAAATATCCTGTCATTATGTTTGTTTATGGTGGACCAGGCAATCAAACTGTGGAAAACTTGTATGACGGTTTTGACTTTTTTTGGTATCAAACTTTGGTGCAGAGGGGCTATGTAGTCGTATCTGTGGACAACCGAGGTACAGATGGGCGAGGAAGTGCTTTCAAAAAAGCCACTTACAAAAATTTAGGCAAATTAGAGTGCGAAGACCAAATAGAAGTAGCCAAGTATTTAGCTAATCAATCTTGGGTAGATAGCAGGCGTATAGGAATATGGGGCTGGAGTTTTGGAGGATACTTAACTTCATTATGCATGACTAAGGGAGCAGACTATTTCAAAGCAGGTATTGCTGTGGCACCTGTAACTAATTGGCGCTATTATGATACCATTTATACAGAACGCTTTTTACAAACGCCCCAACTCAATCCCGCGGGATATGATGAAAATTCTCCTATTACTCACGCAAGTAAGATGAAAGGCAAATACCTCATCATTCACGGTACAGCAGATGACAATGTTCATTTTCAAAACGCAATGGACTTTATAGATGCACTGATTAAAGCAAATGTGCAGTTTGAAAGTTTTTGTTATCCCAATCGGAATCATGGAATTTATGGCGGTAATACTCGTTACCATCTTTACAAAATGATGACCAATTTTTGGTTAAGGAATCTTTGATTAGATTATTTTGGGCGTGCCCTTGTGGGCATTCGCTTGCGCTCATGCCCACAAGGGGCACGCCCAAAAAAACCTACCTCATTCCCATTGTGCATCAATAGCTACCACTCCACTGCTGTTGATGCTTATTTTTTTTACAGTGGCGCCGTCATTTTCCAAGCCTTTTTTAATAGCCAAACGTATGTACGGAAAACTCTGTTCATCTAATAGCATTCTGCTGACCATTATGCCCGTTGTGGGAGCATGCTTCCAGTGCCCCGCACCTGTAAGCATAAGTAAATGCAAATTCTGCTCGTTGGCGTTTCCAAGTACAAAATCGCCGTTTTCTATACGCAATTCACTGTTTGAGTTAATCAATATATCCATAACTAATGTTTTACCTTGTTGTTTTCTATGTTCATATACGTAGGTAATACCTTACCTGCCAAAGCGGCTGACAAAGCAGCTTGTAAAGCACTAGGACTACCGTTGCCAGGTTCGGCAATCGGCGTGCCTTGCAAGACGGTCATAATCGCTTGTAAAATTTGGTTAATCTTGTCTAATTCGTTTTTAAGTTCCTCTATCTTAATCAAACCGCCAAAGCTACCTTCATTGAACACAATACCGTTCTTATCCATCTGTATTTGTATGTTTTCGGTTTTAAGTACTATTTTATCTACAGCACTGTAACCTATCACTGTATAGTCGTTTAGGTCAAGCTCGGTGATAATCACTTGGCTATTTTGGGCAGGAATGAGGATAAAACCTTCGCTATTTTC from Bacteroidia bacterium carries:
- a CDS encoding DUF58 domain-containing protein; translation: MIHLEDVQHLTNIEIIARQIVEGFITGLHKSPYHGFSVEFAEHRLYNTGESTKNIDWKVYGRTEKLFVKKFEEETNLRCQVVLDISRSMRYPKGERNKLRYSAYLAASLMYLLVRQRDAVGLTLFDQEIVFHTYQKSTYTHLRNLFLKIDQALQMSAHEVRTHASAVLHQIAEKIHRRAMVVIISDLFDNVSQGTELFTALKHLKHNKHDVVIFHVLDKKTELDFEFHTGQIIFKDIETGQEIKVQTNQVKEAYRAAIQEYKQKLMYKCGEYQIDFNSIDIAEPFENVLRRFLVKRTKWG
- a CDS encoding MarR family winged helix-turn-helix transcriptional regulator, producing MNSSVNNPTKTFIRFVKHLISAVEKQEEVFEQETGFKYNEVAILDYLLKEGEQPITQTALKFNIMPSQMTFVVDRMEIAGYVNRRRKPENRRTIYLVATDKALNLVKNYEQSYTKIMDEMLGNLSSKDRATLLELLDMIANKK
- a CDS encoding Gfo/Idh/MocA family oxidoreductase, which encodes MKNVVNFAIIGCGYIGNRHAESITAHPEAKLVACTDINTTLKTEIETKYKVPFFESAEDMLNAGLDIDVVCVCTPNGLHTLHSILALNYKKHVVCEKPMGLTKKSCEEVIYKALQVHKQVFCVMQNRYSPPAVWLKSVVQQGILGKIYMVQINCYWNRDDRYYKKGSWKGSKELDGGVLYTQFSHFIDIMYWLFGDITNIQAHFKNFAHQHNTELEDDSGVVQFEFINGGIGSINYSTAVWDKNMESSITIIGERGSIKVGGQYMEKVEYCHIKDYVMPVLPPSNPPNDYGSYKGSAANHSFVIDNVIKTIQGLAQPTTNALEGLKVVEIIERIYQLRK
- the bshA gene encoding N-acetyl-alpha-D-glucosaminyl L-malate synthase BshA, which gives rise to MKVGIVCYPTYGGSGVVATELGKALAEKGHEVHFITYDRPVRLEDFFCTHIYYHEVNVNAYPLFDYKPYETALSSRIVDVVKFQKLDILHVHYAIPHAACAYIAQQILKSIGIYIPFITTLHGTDITIVGRDASVEPVVTFSILQSDSVTAVSHFLKQSTYQNFPHTQTKPIEVIYNFVDTKRFYRKKLDHFKKAIAPHNEPIITHSSNFRKVKNVDDIVRAFDLIRKQMPAKLLLIGDGPERTNIEHLCRELGNCGDIRFLGKQDAIEDILSISDLFLLPSSAESFGLAALEAMACGVPVVATRIGGIPELVQHGETGYLIQEHDIEQLAQRSLEILQNPALHQAFSKNAYQRALVFDKEKIVVHYERLYESVLEKVACSNL
- a CDS encoding S9 family peptidase; protein product: MRKKTCTLFVLACLVVQSTFSQNGNKEVTLEEVWLKYTFVQKRPNNLNWMKNSKYYTDLLEGGIIAKYEVTTGNKVEDVYKNEAMLQIENYTFNNDESKILVGTQSERIYRRSMKYNFYIIDLKTQKATPLSKNGKQMHATFSPDGQMVAFVRENNLYIKDLTDDKEIQVTKDGKKNEIINGSADWVYEEEFSMSKAFEWSNDGQKIAFIRFDERKVKEFSMTIWGKLYPEEYKFKYPKAGENNSEVSVWVYDVKSKKLTQIDTGKETDIYIPRIYWTKDNQVAFLRLNRLQNEINLYIANPKTGKSTLLLQEKADTYIDLNSTDFLHFLDNGKEFIWASERDGYIQLYLYDMQGNLIRRITDNKGDITQLAFVDEKRKWIYYISAEVSPLERHLFRIDFEGKNKVQLSMQAGTHSVNVSRDGQYYILMHSAVDSPLRATLHTSEGAVVRVLEDNEELRKRLQEYSFSLKEFFTFTTTQNVQLNGWMIKPKNFDISKKYPVIMFVYGGPGNQTVENLYDGFDFFWYQTLVQRGYVVVSVDNRGTDGRGSAFKKATYKNLGKLECEDQIEVAKYLANQSWVDSRRIGIWGWSFGGYLTSLCMTKGADYFKAGIAVAPVTNWRYYDTIYTERFLQTPQLNPAGYDENSPITHASKMKGKYLIIHGTADDNVHFQNAMDFIDALIKANVQFESFCYPNRNHGIYGGNTRYHLYKMMTNFWLRNL